The Starkeya sp. ORNL1 DNA window CGCAGCGCCACCGCCAGTCCGCCGGCCTTGGCCAGACGCTCTTTCGGTGACGCTACGCGATTGGAAACGATTACGAGCCGCGCCAGAATGCTTCCTCCCATGTCTTCGACAGGCGCATCGCCGTGTCGATGAGACCGACCATCGAATAGGTCTGCGGGATGTTGCCCCACAGCTCGAGGGTCTGATTGTCGATGTCCTCGGAGAGCAGGCCGGCATCGTTGCGACGGGCGAGCAGGCTCTCGAACATCTCGCGCGCCTCGTCGCGCCGCCCGATGAGGTCGAGCGCGCCGGCGTACCAGAAGGAGCAGATGGTGAAGGAGGTCTCGGGCAGGCCGAAATCGTCCTCACCGGCGTAGCGCATCAAATAGCCGTTGCGCTTGAGGTCGCGGCCGATGCGGTCGACCGTGGCGACATAGCGCGGATCGTCCGGTCGCACGAAGCCGAGCTCGGCCAGCAGCAGCAGGCTGGCGTCGAGCTGCCCCTCGCGGTCGGCATCGACGAACGAGCCCATCTTCTCGTCCCAGGCGAAGCTGAGCACCCGGGCGCGAATGGTGTTGGCCTGTTCCTTCCAGAAGGCACCGCGCTCCGCCAGGCCCAGCCGGCGGGCGATGCGGGCGAGCCGGTCGCAGGCGGCCCAGCCCATCACCGCGGAGAAGGTGTGGATGCGGCGCCGGCCGCGCAGTTCCCAGAGACCGGCGTCCGGCTCGAAGGCGAAGTCGACGGCCCGGGCGCCGACACCCTCCAGCAGCTGAAACAGCGCGAGATCGCCGCGGTTCGGCAGGCGATGGTCGAAGAACATCTGCGCCGCGGCGAGCACGACATGGCCGTAGCCGTCATTCTGCACCTGCATCGCCGCCTGGTTGCCGACCCGCACCGGCCCCATGCCGCGATAGCCGGCAAGCGCCTCGGCAAAGCCTTCATCGAGCGGCGTGCCGGGCACGATGGAATAGACCGGTGCCAGCCGGCCGGACGGGTCGGAGGCGATCACCGTCGTCAGATAGCGGATGTAGTCTTCCATGGTGCGGGTGGCGCCGAGCTGGTTCAGCGCGCGCACGGTGAAGTAGGAATCCCTGAGCCAGCAGTGCCGGTAGTCCCAGTTGCGGATCGAACCGGACGCCTCGGGGATCGAAGTGGTAAGCGCGGCGACGATGCCGCCGGTCTCCTCATAGGCGCACAATTTCAGCGAGATGGCGGAGCGGATGACGGCGTCCTGCCATTCATAGGGAATGGAGAGGAAACGCACCCATTCGTACCAGTATTCGCGGGTCTTCTCCTCGAAGCCGCGGGTGGTCTCGATGAGGCCCGAGGCGAACGGTTCGTCCGGGCCCAGCACGACCGTCGCCGAGCGGCTGAGCACGAAAGGCCGCTCTTCGGCGATATAGACGATGGGCAGGTCGGTGGTGGCGCGCAGCGCGAAGTCCTCGCCGGCAAAGCGCATGTGGTTGGAGCCACGCACCGGGGCCGGGCGGGTGGCACCCCATTTGAAATGCGGGCGCAGCCGCACCGTTACCCGGCACATTCCGGAGAGCGGCTCGATCCGGCGAACCAGCATGGACGGGCGATAGATGCGGTCATAGAGCTTGAAGCGCGGCGCGAAGTCGGTGATGCGGAGTTTCGCGCCCTGGTCGTTCTCCAGCACCGTCTCGATGATTGCGGTGTTCTCGACATAGCGCCGCGTCGCCTTCACCTGGCCGTCGAGCACGACGTCGAAGAAGCCGGCCTCCGGCTCGTCGCCGCCGATCAGCGCGGAGAAGATCGGGTCGCCGTCGATGCGGGGCCAGCAGCACCAGCTGATCCGGCCCGAGCCGTCGATGAGGGCGGCAATGGTGCCGTTGCCGATGGCGGCAAGGTTGAGATCAGCGCTCAAGAGGCCACCTTTTCGAGTTGCGCGGGCAGAGCCGCGAGCCAGGCCCGCACCCGGGTCGGTCCGCTCATGTGGAAATCGGCGTGGCCGGTGGCGCGCGGGCCCACCGCGATGGCGATGCCGCCCATGTCGCGCACCGCCATGAAGCCATCCTCGTCGGTGACGTCGTCGCCGAGGAAGATCGGCGTGCGCCCGGCGAACGACGCACTCTTCATCAAGGTGGCGACCGCCGTGCCCTTGTGGTGGCCGGCCTCCCGCACCTCGATGACGTAGAGCCCGTGAAGGAACTGCACCCGGTCATCGAGGCCGCGGCCGAGCGCCATGACGCGCTCCATCACCGCATCGCCGAATTCGGGCACGGCGCGGAAATGCACCGCGAGCGAGAGCGGCTTGTGCTCGATAAAGACGCCAGGCCAGGAATCCAGCTCGCGCTTCAGCGCCGCCTCGAGCGGCGCGCGCCATTTCGGCATCGGGATCGGCACCGCGGGCGCATCGGGCGCGAGGCGCACTTCGGCGCCGTGCTGGCCGGAGGCGGCGAGCCTGGCAGGGGCGAACTTCCGGTCCATCCAGTCGATGGTGCGGCCGGAGACCAGCGCCACCGCGCCGTCGAGCGCGGTCTGCGCGGCGATCAGGCGGTCCGGCAGGTCCTTCGGAATGGTAACGCCTTCGGGATGGTCGGCGTGCTCGATCAGCGTGCCGTCAATATCGAGGAACAGGGCCCAATCAGGCCTTGGAGAAGGAAGCATGCCGTATCCCGATGCCATCGCGAGCCCACTGCACCGGTCATACCCCGATCGTCTTCCGCGCCGGAGGTAAGGGCGCAGCGGGGTCGGGTATCGCGATGCAGCATGGCCTAACGCATGAGGGGAAAGGACGTTCCGCTGCTGTTTCGTCATTCCGGACGGCCGAAGGCCGAGCTGGAGCCGCGCAAATATCGGAGAGCGATCCGGAGGAGGGGTCTACCCTTGCCCGCCGCCACCCCGAAGGTTACATAGCGGCCAACCAATTCATCGCCACTTCCGGCTCGCCACCGCGCCAGCGCGCAAGGTTTTCCATCGCCATGGCTTCCTACCAGTACGTCTACCACATGCACGGCATGTCCAAGGCCTATCCGGGCGGCAAGAAGATCCTGGACAATGTCCATCTGTCCTTCTACCCGACCGCCAAGATCGGCGTGCTCGGGCCGAACGGCTCGGGCAAATCGACGCTGCTCAAGATCATGGCCGGCATCGACAAGGACTTCCAGGGCGAGGCCTGGGTCGCGGAGGGCGCGCGCGTCGGCTATCTCGCGCAGGAGCCGTATCTCGATCCGGCCAAGAGCGTGCGCGAGAACGTCATGGAGGGCGTCGCCAAGCAGCAGGCGATCCTCGAGCGCTACAACGAACTCGCCATGAACTATTCCGACGAGACCGCGGATGAGATGACCCGGCTCCAGGACGAGATCGAGGCGCAAGGCCTGTGGGACCTCGACAGCAAGGTCGACCAGGCGATGGACGCGCTGCGCTGCCCGCCTGACGATGCCGATGTCTCGAAGCTCTCGGGCGGCGAGCGGCGGCGCGTCGCGCTATGCCAGCTGCTGCTCTCGCAGCCGGAACTGCTGCTGCTCGACGAACCGACCAACCATCTCGACGCCGAGACCACCAACTGGCTCGAAGGCCATTTGCGGAACTATCCGGGTGCGATCCTGATCGTCACCCATGACCGCTACTTCCTCGACAATGTGACGGGCTGGATCCTCGAGCTCGATCGCGGCCGCGGCATTCCCTATGAGGGCAACTACTCGTCCTGGCTTGGGCAGAAGACCAAGCGCATGGCGCAGGAAAGCCGCGAGGACGAAGCCCGCCAACGCGCGCTCGCCTCCGAGCAGGAATGGATCGCGGCTTCGCCCAAGGCGCGCCAGGCCAAGAACAAGGCGCGCATCCAGCGCTATGACGATCTCGTCAAGAAGGCGTCCGAGAAGGCGCCGACCACCGCGCAGATCGTCATCCCGGTGGCCGAGCGCCTCGGCCAGAACGTCATCGATTTCCAGGGCCTCACCAAGGGCTTCGGCGACAAGCTGCTGATCGACGATCTCTCCTTCAAGCTGCCGCCAGGCGGCATCGTCGGCGTCATCGGGCCGAACGGCGCGGGCAAGACCACGCTGTTCCGCATGATCACCGGGCAGGACAAGCCGGACGCCGGCACCATCGCCATCGGCGACAGCGTGAAGCTCGGCTATGTCGACCAGAGCCGCGACGCGCTGGACGACCGCAAGACCGTCTGGGAGGAGATTTCGGGCGGCAACGAGATACTTTATCTCGGCAAGCGCGAGATCAATTCGCGCGCCTATTGCGGCGCCTTCAACTTCAAGGGCGGCGACCAGCAGAAGAAGGTCGGCATGCTCTCGGGCGGCGAGCGCAACCGCGTGCATCTCGCCCGTATCCTGCAGCAGGGCGCCAACGTGCTGCTGCTCGACGAACCGACCAACGACCTGGACGTCGAGACACTGCGTGCCCTGGAAGAGGCGCTGGAGGATTTCGCGGGCTGCGCCGTCATCATCTCGCATGACCGCTTCTTCCTCGACCGCATCGCCACCCACATGCTCGCCTTCGAGGACGAGAGCCATGTGGAATGGTTCGAGGGCAATTTCGCGGATTACGAGGAAGACAAGAAGCGCCGCCTCGGCATCGACAGCATCATCCCGCACCGGATCAAGTACAAGAAGTTCAGCCGCTGAGACACATCCCTCCCGTTCGCGGGCCGTCCCGCGAACGGGAGGGATCGTTGTGCGTCAGCCGGCATAGGCCTGCTTCAGCCGGTCGAGATCGATCTTCACCATCTCCATCATCGCGCCCATCACGCGACCGGTGGCAGCGTTGTCGCCGGAGGTGTGGACCTTCTCGATGAGGTTTGCCGAGCCGATCTGCCAGGACAGTCCGAACTTGTCCTTGAGCCAGCCGCATTGCTGCGGCGTGCCGCCCTCGATCAGCTTGTCCCAGAAATAGTCGATCTCCTGCTGCGTCTCGCAGTCGATGAAGAAGGAGGTCGCCTCGCTGAGCTTGAAGATCGGCCCGCCATTGATGGCGCCGAATTTCTGGCCTTCCAGCTCGAACGCCACCACCATCACCGTGCCGGGTTCGCCGTGACCGCCCTCGGAATAGCGCGACACCGCGTTGATGCGCGAATTCTCGAAGATGGAGACATAGAAATTCGCGGCCTGCTCGGCGGTGCCGTCAAACCAGAGATACGGGGTGATCTTCTGCTTCAGCGCCATGGTCCCGGTCCTTCCTCTCCTGAAGTCACCGCACAAGGCGGCGTCCTGGCGAGGACGAACGGGGCGCGCGCGAACCGACACCGCGACCCGCGTTTCCTGTCCGAGGTTCACATCAGGGCGCGATTTCGCTATTCGAGGGGCATGCGCCGCTTCATCAGACGCCTCGTACTCCTCCTCGCCCTCGCGCCCTGGCCGGGCTTTGCGCATGCCGATGCCGGCTTCGACGCCTGGCTCGCCGCGCAATGGCCGGCGGCGCAGCAGATGGGGATATCGCGCGCCACCTTCGACCGCGAGACCAAGGGCCTGGAGCCCGATTACGGGCTGCCCGACCTCGCCATTCCCGGCAAGCCGAGGAAGCCGGACGGGCAGGCGGAGTTCGTGCAGACGCCCGCCGCCTATGTGTCGGACGCCACCATCGGCAAGCTCGCGGTGCGTGGGCGGGCACTGGCGCAGCAGTACAAATCCCAGCTCGGCAGCATCGAGAAGCGCTTCGGCGTGCCGGGCAGCGTGGTGCTGGCGATCTGGGCGCGCGAGACCGCCTATGGCACCGCCAAGCTGAATTACGACGCGCTGCGGGTGCTGGCGACGCAGGGCTATGTCGGGCGCCGCAAGGACCAGTTCCGCGGGGAATTCCTCACTGCGCTGAAGATCCTCGACGAGGGCCATGTCTCCCGCGCGCAGATGAGGAGCTCCTGGGCCGGTGCGCTCGGGCTGACGCAGTTCCTGCCGTCCGACTATATGCGCTACGGCGTCGATCTCGACGGCGACGGCACCGCCGATATCTGGAACTCGGTGCCGGAGGCGCTGGCGGCCACCGCCAGCCTGCTGGCCTCCAAGGAGTGGCAGGCCGGCAAGCGCTGGGCCTATGAGGTGCGTCTGCCGGGCGGCTTCGACTGCACGCAGGCCGAGCCGGACGTGACGCTGACCATCGGCGACTGGCTGAAGCGCGGCGTCACCGTCGCCGATGGCCGCCGCGTGCCGGCCGCCGCGATGAAGGACGAGGCCTCCATCATCATGCCGGCTGGGCCCTATGGGCCGGCCTTCCTGACGCCGAAGAACTATTTCGTGCTGAAGAGCTACAATTTCGCCGACCTCTACGTGCTGTTCGTCGGCCACCTCGCCGACCGCATCGAGGATGACCGGCCGTTCGCCCAACCCTGGGAGGACATAAGGCTGGTGAAGACGCGCGACATGGAGTTCATGCAGAAGGTGCTGACCCAGCGCGGCTTCTATGGCGAGAAGATCGACGGCAAGGCCGGCATGAAGACCCGCGCCGCGCTCGGCGCCTATCAGAAGGCCAACCGCCTGCCGCTCGACTGCTGGCCGACCCAGGCGCTGCTGGACCATATGCGCGGCGGATAGGCAGCATTTCGCCCACGCTGGAGCATGCCGGGCTGGTGCGCAGCATCCAGGGCGGCCGGGAAAGCCGCTTCAACCTCTGCCCGGGGCCGATCGCGGAAGTGCGGTCGTACCTCGGCAGCGTGTCGGAGCAATGGGACGGCGCGCTTGGCCGGCTGAAGTCGTTGGTAGAAGGTGGATAGAAAGGCGCTGTCTTCCATGTTAGCTTAGCTAGATTAGCTAGGCGGCTCCGATGACAAGGACGGCGAACATCCACGAGGCCAAGACCAATCTCTCCAAGCTCATCGACGCGGCACAACGCGGCGAAGAGGTGGTCATTGCGCGCAATGGCGTGCCGGTGGTGAAGCTGGTGGCGGTGGAGAAGCCGGACGAGACGAAAGATACACCGGCAAAGCGCATCATGGGGATGTGGGCCGGCAAGGTGACTATCCACGATCCCCACTGGTGGAAGCCTGACGACGAACTGGCGGACCTGTTCGAGAACAGCGTGATTTACCCGCCGGATCCTGATGATGCTGCTCGATAGCCATGTTCTGCTGTTTCTGCTGGCGGACGGAGGGCAGCAGATCGGTACCGATGCGCGTCAACAGATCAGTGTCGCGCCGCGCGTCTTTGTCAGCATTGCATCGATCTGGGAACTCGAGATCAAGCGGGGCTTATCCAAGCTCACGCTACCCGTCGCCGACTGGTACAGCGTCGTGGAGCGCGGCATCGAGATCATCGGTGCCGACATAGATGACGCTGTTCGCGCGGGCAGCCTGCCGCTCCACCACCGCGATCCATTCGATCGCATGATCATAGCGCAGGCGCTCAATCGCGGGCTCGTGGTCGCTACCCGTGATCGTGCGTTCAAGAGCTACGGCGTACCAATCCTGTGGACGTGAGATGCCTCACGCCACGCCCAGATCCTTCGCCGAGAGCCAGAACACCTCGCCCTCGCTCTCCTCGGTGTCGAGCCAGAGGAAGGGCAGATGCGGGTACTCGTCGTCCAGTATCTCGCGGCCGGTGCCGATCTCGCAGATCATCCCGCCCGATGGCGTCAGATGCTCTGGTGCTTCGTCGATGATACGCCGCACGATGTCGAGGCCGTCCGGCCCGCCGGCGAAGGCTAGCGGCGGCTCGTGGCGATACTCGGCCGGCAGCCCGGCCATCGCCTCGGCGTCGACATAAGGCGGGTTGGTGACGATGAGGTCGTAGCGCCGGCCCTCAAGCGGTGCGAACAGGTCGCCCTGCAGCAGTTCGATGCGGTCGACGAGATCGTGATCGGCGACATTCTCGTCGGCAAGCGCCAGCGCATCCTCGGAGAGGTCGACGGCGTCGACCTTGGCATTGGGAAACACCATCGCCGCCAATATGGCGAGGCAGCCGGAGCCGGTGCACAGGTCCAGCACGCGCTCGACTCGCTCCGGCTGCTCGACCAGCGCGAAACCATCGCCGCCGAACAGGTCGCCCGCCAATAGTTCGCCGAGATAGGAGCGGGGCACGATGGCGCGCTCGTCGCTGCGGAACGGCACGCCGCGAATATAGGTGCGGCCCAGCAGATAGGCGGCGGGGCGCCGCGTCGTCACCCGCTGCTCGATGAGGTTGGTAAGCCGGCCGCGCTCCTCGCGGGTGAGGCGGGCATCGAGCCACGGATCCAACTCGTCGACCGGCAGATGCAGGCTTTCCAGCACCATGAACGCGGCTTCGTCCAGCGCGGTGTTGGTGCCGTGGCCGAACACGAGGCCGGCTTCGCTGAAGCGGCTCACCGCAAGGCGCAAAAAGTCGCGCACCGTCCTCAGATCGTCCGCCGCCGGCATGGCCGTCTCCCATTCTCCGCGCCCCAGCCATCATGTGCAGGCGTGGAAAGCAAGTGGGGCGACGGCAAGTGACGCCGTGATGAAGGCGACACGGAACCGCGCCATGGAATTGGGGACATCGGATGCCGCCGGCCTCTATATGCTGATAGATAGCGACCGGAGAGCAGAGGAGCGACACATGGTCGAGCGCAAGATCACCGGAACACCTTCTGAGGACGTCATCCTGCACATCGATCGCGATGTCGCGCTGGTGCTGTTCGAGTTCC harbors:
- a CDS encoding glycoside hydrolase family 15 protein translates to MSADLNLAAIGNGTIAALIDGSGRISWCCWPRIDGDPIFSALIGGDEPEAGFFDVVLDGQVKATRRYVENTAIIETVLENDQGAKLRITDFAPRFKLYDRIYRPSMLVRRIEPLSGMCRVTVRLRPHFKWGATRPAPVRGSNHMRFAGEDFALRATTDLPIVYIAEERPFVLSRSATVVLGPDEPFASGLIETTRGFEEKTREYWYEWVRFLSIPYEWQDAVIRSAISLKLCAYEETGGIVAALTTSIPEASGSIRNWDYRHCWLRDSYFTVRALNQLGATRTMEDYIRYLTTVIASDPSGRLAPVYSIVPGTPLDEGFAEALAGYRGMGPVRVGNQAAMQVQNDGYGHVVLAAAQMFFDHRLPNRGDLALFQLLEGVGARAVDFAFEPDAGLWELRGRRRIHTFSAVMGWAACDRLARIARRLGLAERGAFWKEQANTIRARVLSFAWDEKMGSFVDADREGQLDASLLLLAELGFVRPDDPRYVATVDRIGRDLKRNGYLMRYAGEDDFGLPETSFTICSFWYAGALDLIGRRDEAREMFESLLARRNDAGLLSEDIDNQTLELWGNIPQTYSMVGLIDTAMRLSKTWEEAFWRGS
- the otsB gene encoding trehalose-phosphatase, which encodes MLPSPRPDWALFLDIDGTLIEHADHPEGVTIPKDLPDRLIAAQTALDGAVALVSGRTIDWMDRKFAPARLAASGQHGAEVRLAPDAPAVPIPMPKWRAPLEAALKRELDSWPGVFIEHKPLSLAVHFRAVPEFGDAVMERVMALGRGLDDRVQFLHGLYVIEVREAGHHKGTAVATLMKSASFAGRTPIFLGDDVTDEDGFMAVRDMGGIAIAVGPRATGHADFHMSGPTRVRAWLAALPAQLEKVAS
- the ettA gene encoding energy-dependent translational throttle protein EttA, with the protein product MASYQYVYHMHGMSKAYPGGKKILDNVHLSFYPTAKIGVLGPNGSGKSTLLKIMAGIDKDFQGEAWVAEGARVGYLAQEPYLDPAKSVRENVMEGVAKQQAILERYNELAMNYSDETADEMTRLQDEIEAQGLWDLDSKVDQAMDALRCPPDDADVSKLSGGERRRVALCQLLLSQPELLLLDEPTNHLDAETTNWLEGHLRNYPGAILIVTHDRYFLDNVTGWILELDRGRGIPYEGNYSSWLGQKTKRMAQESREDEARQRALASEQEWIAASPKARQAKNKARIQRYDDLVKKASEKAPTTAQIVIPVAERLGQNVIDFQGLTKGFGDKLLIDDLSFKLPPGGIVGVIGPNGAGKTTLFRMITGQDKPDAGTIAIGDSVKLGYVDQSRDALDDRKTVWEEISGGNEILYLGKREINSRAYCGAFNFKGGDQQKKVGMLSGGERNRVHLARILQQGANVLLLDEPTNDLDVETLRALEEALEDFAGCAVIISHDRFFLDRIATHMLAFEDESHVEWFEGNFADYEEDKKRRLGIDSIIPHRIKYKKFSR
- a CDS encoding VOC family protein; this encodes MALKQKITPYLWFDGTAEQAANFYVSIFENSRINAVSRYSEGGHGEPGTVMVVAFELEGQKFGAINGGPIFKLSEATSFFIDCETQQEIDYFWDKLIEGGTPQQCGWLKDKFGLSWQIGSANLIEKVHTSGDNAATGRVMGAMMEMVKIDLDRLKQAYAG
- a CDS encoding lytic murein transglycosylase, whose translation is MRRFIRRLVLLLALAPWPGFAHADAGFDAWLAAQWPAAQQMGISRATFDRETKGLEPDYGLPDLAIPGKPRKPDGQAEFVQTPAAYVSDATIGKLAVRGRALAQQYKSQLGSIEKRFGVPGSVVLAIWARETAYGTAKLNYDALRVLATQGYVGRRKDQFRGEFLTALKILDEGHVSRAQMRSSWAGALGLTQFLPSDYMRYGVDLDGDGTADIWNSVPEALAATASLLASKEWQAGKRWAYEVRLPGGFDCTQAEPDVTLTIGDWLKRGVTVADGRRVPAAAMKDEASIIMPAGPYGPAFLTPKNYFVLKSYNFADLYVLFVGHLADRIEDDRPFAQPWEDIRLVKTRDMEFMQKVLTQRGFYGEKIDGKAGMKTRAALGAYQKANRLPLDCWPTQALLDHMRGG
- a CDS encoding type II toxin-antitoxin system prevent-host-death family antitoxin, translating into MTRTANIHEAKTNLSKLIDAAQRGEEVVIARNGVPVVKLVAVEKPDETKDTPAKRIMGMWAGKVTIHDPHWWKPDDELADLFENSVIYPPDPDDAAR
- a CDS encoding type II toxin-antitoxin system VapC family toxin translates to MMLLDSHVLLFLLADGGQQIGTDARQQISVAPRVFVSIASIWELEIKRGLSKLTLPVADWYSVVERGIEIIGADIDDAVRAGSLPLHHRDPFDRMIIAQALNRGLVVATRDRAFKSYGVPILWT
- the prmB gene encoding 50S ribosomal protein L3 N(5)-glutamine methyltransferase, coding for MPAADDLRTVRDFLRLAVSRFSEAGLVFGHGTNTALDEAAFMVLESLHLPVDELDPWLDARLTREERGRLTNLIEQRVTTRRPAAYLLGRTYIRGVPFRSDERAIVPRSYLGELLAGDLFGGDGFALVEQPERVERVLDLCTGSGCLAILAAMVFPNAKVDAVDLSEDALALADENVADHDLVDRIELLQGDLFAPLEGRRYDLIVTNPPYVDAEAMAGLPAEYRHEPPLAFAGGPDGLDIVRRIIDEAPEHLTPSGGMICEIGTGREILDDEYPHLPFLWLDTEESEGEVFWLSAKDLGVA